A single genomic interval of Deltaproteobacteria bacterium harbors:
- a CDS encoding PAS domain S-box protein yields MPEELDIRVSEDFKRLADQLQDAIYHYDVASRTFIFMNKSSGRLLDYDDSEFARVVTPKTILLHIHPEDREAVRKASADSLKPGFERGEIEYRFLHPDGSVRWMHDRWVVLRDASGAAKAIEGIVRDITRLKETEKALLEYERRFRRIAEMSPFPISVIDDQGRYLYVNRKFIEIFGYTLEDIPTGGEWFRRAFPDAEYRRQARAAWISDMKAGAQCEVDPREFRVTCKDGTVRYVRFRPVVIEDDTLFIMYEDLTERKQAEKEIRRLSRELISTQEVACKRLAQDLHDECGQALTALHLGMEALRGSLPREFEKQKKRIQELTGIVERLGDTIRNISHELRPEMLDDLGLVPALAWYIKEFMRRAPGLDVDFKALGFKKRLDPALEIALYRMVQEGLTNIARHAGARHAEVILTLSHPNVILTVKDDGVGLGDVSSASHRGIGLLGMRERVASLGGSIEIRSGRGKGTVLRAELPLEARHICARYACS; encoded by the coding sequence ATGCCGGAAGAGCTCGACATACGGGTATCCGAAGACTTCAAAAGGCTCGCCGACCAGCTCCAGGACGCCATTTATCACTATGACGTGGCTTCCCGCACGTTCATATTCATGAACAAGAGCAGCGGGAGGCTGTTGGATTATGACGATTCCGAGTTTGCCCGTGTGGTGACCCCGAAAACCATATTGCTTCACATCCATCCAGAGGATAGGGAGGCGGTTCGAAAAGCCTCGGCGGATTCGCTTAAACCCGGCTTCGAGAGGGGTGAGATCGAGTACCGTTTCCTCCATCCCGACGGGTCTGTCCGGTGGATGCACGATCGATGGGTGGTTTTGCGCGATGCTTCCGGCGCGGCTAAGGCCATCGAAGGGATCGTGCGGGACATTACCAGACTCAAAGAGACCGAAAAGGCGCTGTTGGAATACGAACGGCGGTTTCGGCGCATTGCGGAGATGTCTCCCTTCCCCATATCCGTCATCGACGACCAGGGGCGATACTTGTACGTCAACCGGAAGTTCATCGAGATTTTCGGTTACACGCTGGAGGACATCCCGACCGGAGGAGAGTGGTTTCGTCGCGCCTTTCCGGATGCGGAGTATCGCCGGCAAGCGCGGGCGGCCTGGATATCCGACATGAAGGCCGGCGCGCAGTGTGAGGTGGACCCTCGTGAATTTCGCGTGACGTGCAAGGATGGAACGGTCCGGTACGTAAGGTTTCGGCCCGTGGTGATCGAGGATGACACGCTGTTTATCATGTACGAGGATCTCACGGAGCGCAAACAAGCCGAGAAAGAGATCCGGCGTCTTTCCCGGGAGCTGATCAGCACCCAGGAGGTCGCGTGTAAACGGCTGGCCCAGGACCTGCACGACGAATGCGGTCAGGCTCTTACCGCTCTTCATTTAGGGATGGAAGCGTTGCGGGGTTCCCTCCCGCGCGAGTTCGAGAAGCAGAAGAAGCGGATTCAGGAGCTGACGGGGATCGTGGAGCGGCTGGGAGACACCATAAGGAACATTTCTCACGAGCTGCGGCCGGAGATGCTGGACGATCTGGGACTCGTACCGGCGCTGGCCTGGTATATAAAAGAGTTCATGCGGCGAGCGCCCGGACTCGATGTGGATTTTAAAGCGCTCGGTTTCAAGAAACGCCTGGACCCTGCGTTGGAGATCGCTTTGTATCGCATGGTTCAGGAAGGCCTCACCAACATCGCAAGGCACGCCGGGGCCCGGCATGCCGAGGTGATCCTCACCCTGAGTCACCCCAACGTCATCCTGACTGTGAAGGACGACGGCGTGGGATTGGGGGACGTGTCTTCGGCGAGCCACCGGGGCATCGGACTTTTGGGGATGCGGGAACGGGTGGCGTCGTTGGGCGGCTCCATCGAGATCCGATCCGGGAGAGGGAAAGGAACCGTGCTTCGCGCGGAGCTTCCCCTCGAGGCAAGACACATATGCGCAAGATACGCGTGCTCATAG
- a CDS encoding response regulator transcription factor, whose translation MRKIRVLIADDHSIVREGLRQLVNSQPDMEVVAEAEDGREALRLAKSIGPDVALIDIAMPQLSGIEVVRLLKETTPETRVVVLSMHKKEAYVHEVLSCGALGYVLKASPSNEVVDAIRAAHRSEYYLSSKIQADVVDTYLRIGERRVGERTYDLLSEREQQVFRLVVEGHSSREIGDLLCISPKTVEKHRSNIMKKLDLYDLPGMVKYAVKIGLIDPEL comes from the coding sequence ATGCGCAAGATACGCGTGCTCATAGCGGATGATCATTCCATTGTCCGGGAAGGGTTGCGCCAGCTCGTCAACAGCCAGCCGGATATGGAGGTCGTGGCGGAGGCGGAGGATGGCCGGGAGGCGCTGCGGTTGGCCAAATCCATTGGTCCCGACGTGGCGCTGATCGACATTGCCATGCCCCAGCTCTCGGGCATCGAGGTAGTTCGCCTGCTGAAAGAGACAACACCCGAGACCCGAGTGGTGGTTCTTTCCATGCACAAGAAAGAGGCCTACGTTCACGAAGTGCTCTCCTGCGGAGCGCTGGGCTACGTGCTCAAAGCCTCTCCGAGCAACGAGGTGGTTGACGCCATCCGGGCGGCGCACCGGTCGGAGTACTACCTGAGTTCCAAGATTCAAGCCGACGTAGTGGATACTTACCTGAGAATCGGAGAGCGACGGGTAGGTGAGCGGACGTACGACCTGCTGAGCGAACGCGAGCAACAGGTGTTCCGGCTGGTGGTGGAAGGCCATTCGAGCCGCGAGATCGGAGATTTGCTGTGTATCAGCCCGAAAACCGTGGAAAAACATCGCAGCAACATCATGAAGAAACTGGACCTGTACGACTTGCCCGGCATGGTCAAGTACGCCGTGAAGATCGGGCTCATCGATCCGGAGCTTTGA
- a CDS encoding HAMP domain-containing histidine kinase: MEERQVTTGIVAPEDVLDAVALMAHDIRSPLVSMAAMVKLILRGAYGGTDGPLGNILSDLYRRIGRLIGITEDCMGKVSVLNGAVHIEYTELDLRYDVVEPVLEELAAEIRDSHVSMDRQTCITPFHGIFVRGNRFWMKAVLRNLLVNAIKFGGKGCTIALGCRVCGSHVRCHVYNSGKPIPDELRGRLFTGFCKISHNGGHASNGIGLGLHLTYKVLRQHGGDIRYEPEPGGSNFVFTLPVTIKPQGGVPRSESAQVDVRRIFRISKQEVHMNMRELKVKAKALGIQAKNPKKVDLIRLIQRAEGNFDCFGRAEEYCDQLDCCFRSDCLIDHG; encoded by the coding sequence ATGGAGGAGCGACAGGTGACCACGGGAATCGTGGCGCCGGAAGACGTATTGGACGCCGTGGCCCTTATGGCGCACGATATCCGGAGTCCTTTGGTCTCCATGGCGGCGATGGTGAAGCTAATCCTTCGCGGCGCGTACGGCGGAACGGATGGTCCTCTCGGAAACATACTTTCCGACCTTTATCGGAGGATCGGGAGACTCATCGGGATCACCGAGGATTGCATGGGCAAGGTGTCCGTGCTCAACGGCGCGGTGCATATCGAGTATACGGAGCTGGACTTGCGATATGATGTGGTCGAACCCGTGCTCGAGGAACTGGCGGCGGAGATCCGGGACTCCCATGTTTCCATGGACAGGCAAACCTGCATTACACCGTTCCACGGGATCTTCGTACGTGGAAACCGATTCTGGATGAAAGCGGTGTTACGGAATCTTCTGGTTAACGCCATAAAGTTCGGCGGAAAGGGTTGTACGATAGCGCTGGGGTGTCGGGTATGCGGGTCGCATGTTCGCTGCCATGTGTACAACAGCGGCAAGCCGATTCCGGACGAGCTCCGGGGCCGTCTGTTCACCGGATTCTGCAAGATCAGCCACAACGGCGGACACGCTTCCAACGGCATCGGGTTGGGGCTGCACCTGACCTACAAGGTGCTCAGGCAGCACGGCGGGGATATCCGGTACGAGCCGGAACCGGGAGGCTCCAACTTTGTATTCACCTTGCCCGTGACGATAAAGCCGCAGGGCGGTGTTCCACGATCGGAAAGCGCGCAGGTGGACGTGCGTCGAATATTCCGGATTTCAAAACAGGAGGTCCATATGAACATGAGAGAGCTGAAGGTGAAGGCCAAGGCCCTGGGAATCCAGGCAAAGAACCCAAAGAAGGTGGATTTGATCCGACTGATTCAGCGCGCGGAAGGCAATTTCGATTGTTTCGGCAGAGCCGAAGAATACTGCGACCAGCTGGATTGCTGTTTCCGAAGCGACTGTTTGATCGACCACGGATGA